The Mesotoga infera DNA window CGCAGAGTAATTGGATTGAAAATGATCCGTCTCTTGAGAGAAAGGCAAGCATGGCAGAGGTCTTTGATAATAAGATAGTCAGCCAGTTCTATCAATCACTGATGCTAGGGATGCTAAGAAGATTGGTCAGGGAAAATGATGACGGATCGGAAAAGCTGTCGGCAATCGTGACAATGGTGGGCGAAGCATTCGAGAGAAAGATTGAGTATCTCGAGAATAATCTCGATTATACGACTATTCCTATAAAGAGCCTGGTCAGCGTTCAGCTGATAGCAGGGCTTAATGTCGCAGATTATATTCAAAGAAGGGGCAGCTAGAGGTCGTGAAAGTCTATTTCCTGAAACGCTTTCTGGAGCTCATTCCAATATTTTTCGCAATCTCGATAATCATCTTCGTAATTATGAACTCTATGCCCGGCGATCCTCTCTTGCAGATGAGAATGCAGAATCCAAGGGTAATGACTAACGATCCTGAAAGGATGAGGGAGCTTAGAGAGTATTATCATCTTGACGATCCGCTTCCTGTCAAATACTTCACATGGCTGAAGAGTGTCATGACCGGAGATTTGGGATATTCCAGTATGTACAAAACGCCAGCAATTGATCTCATAACTTCTCGCCTGCCAAATACCCTTATTCTAACCATTACGGCCTGGCTTATAGGGCTTGTGGTCGCTCTTCCGATAGGAATACTCTCGGCAGTCAAGAAGTATTCGGCTTTCGACTACACAACAACTGTGTTTGCCTTCATAGGTATCTCTTTGCCCGGATTCTGGTTTGCATTAATTGCGATCATAATTTTCAGTGTTAGTCTTGGTTGGTTTCCCGTATCTGGGATGGCAACTTATGGCATCACTGGCTCATGGAATATCTTTATTGATAGACTGAGACACCTCGTCCTCCCGGCTTTTGTGCTGGGATTAGTTCAGGTTGCTTCGTGGGTGCGATACATAAGAACATCACTTCTGGAAGTTCTTGATCAGGATTACGTTAGAACTGCGTATGCAAAAGGGGTTCCCGATAGAAAGGTTATAATCAAACACGCTCTGAAGAACGCGATGATACCTATTATTACAATAATCGCGCTCGATATCCCTTACTTTTTCGGTGGAGCGTTGATCATCGAGACGGTCTTTTCCTGGCCGGGAATGGGTAGACTTATGTACAATGCAGTGATATCGAGCGATTACAATCTGGCGATCAGTTGTTTGATGTTTCTGGCCATCATAACCCTTATTTCAAATCTCGTTGCTGACTTCCTGTATGTGATGGTTGATCCCAGAATCAGGATGGGCAGGAAGGGAGCTTAGTCATGCCAAAATTCCTCTACAGAAGGAAACTCGATGAAATCGAAGGCAAATCGCGGCCGGTTCATATAAATAGCTACAGGCAGTTGGTGTGGGCGAAGTTCAAGAGTCACAAACTTGCCATGTTCGGCGCATTTGTGCTCGTTGGTGTGATTCTATTCACCGTATTTGGTCCGCTTTTCGTCGATGTTGGATATGAAGATATGGATTTCTCTTATCTCTTCTCGCCGCCGTTTACAGAGGGTCATCCTTTTGGGACAGACGAACTGGGTCATGATGTGCTGGTTAGAGTAATGTACGGTGGAAGAATTTCTCTATTTGTCGGGTTAGCCTCTGCGGTGATAACCACCCTAATCGGAACAGTTGTCGGACTGCTTTCTGGCTTCTATGGAGGCCTTGTTGACAGGCTGTTAATGAGATTTGTCGATGTAATGCTTTCTATACCGATGTTCCCTATCTTGATAACTCTTACCCTTGTCTTTGGTTCGGGAATCATGAATATCATTTTGGTTCTGACAGTTTTCGGCTGGATGGGTGTTTCCAGATTGGTCAGGGGACTAGTGCTTTCAATAAGAGAGACAGAGTACGTAATGTCTGCAAGAGCTATGGGAGTGAAAAACGGGAGAATAATCCTCCGACACGTTCTTCCTAACGTTATACCGATAGTGATTGTCTCTGCGACGCTTAACATGTCGTATGCAATACTTGCAGAGTCATCTTTGAGTTATCTCGGACTTGGCATTCAGCCTCCCATGCCGTCTTGGGGCAATATGCTTCAGAGAGCTATGAATTACATACTTGGCACAACTACTGGGGTAAATCCGTGGTGGCTTACCGTCTTCCCAGGATTCTTCATTTTCATAACAGTACTGAACGTGAACTTTCTTGGAGATGGACTTAGAGATGCTCTGGATCCTAAATTTGTGAGTGAGAGTTGAAAAGCATGGAAAGAATACTCGAAGTTGACAACTTGAAGATTTCCTTTAAAACTCAGCTTGGAAGAATAACGCCTCTGGACGGGGTTTCGTTTGGTCTATCAAAGGGAGAGACTCTAGGAATCGTGGGGGAATCTGGCTGTGGCAAGACAATCACTGCTTTCTCAATAATGAGATTGCTACCAAAGAACGCCTTTCTCGGTGAAGATACAAGAATTGCTTTCAGAGGGAAGGACATTTCAACGCTCGGCAAGGAAGAACTTCAGAAGATTAGGGGCAAGTCGATATCAATGGTGTTTCAGGAACCCATGACATCTTTGAATCCCCTCTACACGATCGGATGGCAGATTTCCGAAGTATATAGACTGCACGAAGGTCTAAATGAGGAGGAGGCAATGACGAGAAGCGTGGAAATGCTCCGGCTTGTCGGGATTCCAGAACCCCAGAAGAGAGTAAAGGAGTTTCCTCATCAATTGTCGGGAGGAATGAGGCAGAGAGTAATGATTGCTATGGCGCTCGCTTGCAGTCCGGAGCTGCTCATTGCTGACGAACCGACTACAGCGCTTGACGTAACTATTCAGGCTCAGGTTCTTGAACTAATGAACGAGCTGAAGGATAGGTTTAGCACAGCCACGATAATCATAACGCACGATCTGGGAGTAATCGCCGAAATGTGTGATAGAGTCCTCGTGATGTACGCAGGACAGATTGTTGAGAGCGGGGACATATTTGACATCTTCGACAGACCCATGCATCCTTATACAAAGGGCCTGATTAACTCAATACCAAAGATTGAGATTTCCAAGAAAGATCAGAAGAAGTTGAGCGTAATAGATGGTTATGTCCCCCATCCTTCGAGTTTTCCCGATGGCTGCAGATTCAGGCCGCGTTGCCCGATGGCATTCAAGAAATGCCTTGAGAAACCTCCGATGATTGAATCCGAAGCCCATCATTCAGTTCGTTGTTGGCTATTTGAAGGGGATGATGTATGATGGAGATTTCCCCAATGGTTGAGATCAAAAATCTGAAGAAATGGTTCCCCATAAAGAGCGGGTTCAGGTCTAAGTCCAATCTGAAGGCGGTGGATGGGGTTGATCTGCATATTTACAGGGGCGAGACTCTGGGGCTGGTTGGAGAATCGGGTTGCGGCAAGACGACTATAGGAAGGACTCTCATCAAGATCTACCAGCCAACAGATGGGGAGTTCCTCTACAGAGGAGAAGGTTCTCATGAAGGTGAGGTCGACATATTTTCTCTCTCGGAATCGAAAATGAGGCCTTTCAGGAGAGAGATACAGATGGTGTTCCAGGATCCTTACGCTTCCCTCAACCCTCGAATCACTGTTCACGACATAATTGCCGAAGGCCTGAGAGTGCATTCGTTGGGCAAGAGCAGAGAAGAGAGAAAGTCAATGATAGCGGAGGTTCTTGAGAAGGTCGGCCTAAGGCCAGAATATATGTACCGATACCCTCATGAATTCTCAGGTGGACAGAGACAGAGAATTGGGATAGCGAGGTCTATGATCTTGAATCCGGGTCTGGTCATATGTGATGAGCCGGTGTCGGCTCTTGATGTATCCGTCCAGGCTCAGGTAATAAACCTCCTTGAGGATTTGAAACACGACTTCGGTCTCACATATCTTTTCATTGCGCACGATCTGGCGGTTGTGAAGCATATTTGTGACAGGATATCGGTTATGTATCTTGGAAAGATTGTTGAAACCTCTGAAACCGACCAGCTGTTTGATAATCCTCTTCATCCTTACACGCGCGGATTGCTTTCATCGATTCCCGTTCCGAATCCTCACATGAGAAAGACCGGAAAGAGGGAGATCGTGAAAGGAGACATTCCCTCTCCCGTTGATCCGCCTGAAACTTGCAGATTCGTAAAGAGATGTCCTAAGGCCTTCGACAGGTGCTGGAAAGAAAGTCCTTCACTGAAGGAAGTAAGCGAGGGACACTTCGTCTCGTGCTTTCTCTACGATGAATAGTCTTTCATTAATAAGGTGATTCATTGGTGTGAGGGCAGGAGGATTTTGTTGTCGATCAATCAAAAACGTAGATCCAGGGAAACATGGCGTCAATGAGCTGGATATCAACATGCCGGAACTCGTAATAATAGTCGGGTGTTGACATCTCACCCTTCACGGGCATAAAATAGTGGTCAAGACCGGGCAGCAGCTGAAAATAAACATTCAATCGAGTCCACAGTGCGTTCATGAACATTATGTAGTCTTGGACCGTCGATTCGAAATCGGCATCGCCCTGAACAATAAGCACGGGGATCTCCAGTTCTCTTACAATTTCAATAGGATTCATTCTGTCAAGCTCATAATAATATCCGGCTGTTGCTGCCAGGACGGGGGCGCCTGGAGGCAGCTTCCCGTCAAGAGCTGTCTGCAGGTAGTCGGTGAGGAGTTTGGTCCGCTGTCCGCTTTCTTCTTCATAAAGCGATCCAATGTATTTCTGTTTGTCGATTATTACTTGCAGCTCTTTCCTGGCAGGCGTAGCCAGTAGGATAATTCCATCTACCCTGGAGTCTCTGGCGGCGATTGCTGGGGCAACTCTTCCTCCAAGTCCATGTCCCGCAAGAAATATGGATGAAACTGAGGGTATTCTCGATGCGGCGGTTATCGCATTGATGACATCTTCAATCACTTCTGTCTCGATGCTGGGAGAGGTTTGAGATAGCCGCTCTCCGAAAACAAAGGATCTCTTATCATACCTTAGGACGGCCACACCTTGAGTCGCCAGCCCCCAGGCTATCTGCCTGAACGGTTTGTTTGGTCCAATTGTAGAATCTCTGTCCATAGCTCCTGAATCATGTATGAGAATTACAAGCGGATACTTGTCAATCTCCTTGGGGACGGTAATTACTGCGGGAAGCCGGTTCCTATCCTCTCCAATCGTGATTTCAAATTCATCGAATTTGCTAGTGTCGATGTACTCGGCAATTGCTCCAGTTTGCAGTGTCGGCTGAACTAGAAATGTGTCAATTCTGCCTTGATCATCAACCACTACGTTGAAGTCGATAAACCCTCTCTCAAACTGAGCATGAAAGATGAATACTGTGAATCCTCTTATCTCGCTAGTCTCGGTTGAGAAAATGAAGAGATATTCGCCGTATTCCTCTCCGAGCTGTTGAAATTCCTGACTCATGCTTTCGACTGTATAGAGAGTTTTCGCCCTCAGACTTTGCATCTCATAAGCTAGATGATAGTTTCCTCGCAAGAAAAACTGAAGATACCTGTCAGCAAGTACCTCGGATCCAAAGAGCATTGTGAAAACCAGAAAGGCAAAAACCCCGACTGATACTATTCTCCTCAACCTAGACTTCTCCCGACAAATGATTCTAACTCTTAATCCCTAACTCAATGATAAACCATAGACCTTGATTGGTGAAATGAAAAGGAGGGCATGTGCCCTCCTTTGTCCGTAATATCTGAAGATTTTCAGGTAATCAGTTAAGCTCCCGAACTGTCCATGATCTTCTCGCTATTGAAGACTCTGGTAAGAAAGTAGATGAACAATGATACATAAACGAGGTTGCTCACAAGCATGAGAGAGAATCTCGAAACGACAAAACTGGCGGTAATGATATCTTTCATGACGAAGATTGAGTTCATGAAAGGAATCAGGTAAAGGAGGGGATTATCTGGAGATTCCATCTGCATAGTTGCAACTCCCAGTACTATTGCCATAATATATATGGGCATTACGTACCCGCTTCCCTCTTTCATATTCCTTGCTAAGGAGCCAAGGAGAACAATTAAGGCGGCTGCGAGCCCGGACATTGTCACCAGTGTAATGAATAAACCGAAGAGAGTTGCGGCCGACAGAGATGAGAAATTGAGCTCGCCTCCCCCGAATGCAGGGCCTCCAACTTTAAAAGCGATTATCAGGCCGATGAAAGTGAATATGCTGTTCAAGATCGCAATAGTCATTACATACAGAATCTTCCCTGCTGCAATTGATGATCTCGACACCTGATTAACAAGCAGCACAGGCATGCTTCCTCTCTCTTTTTCGCCCGCAGTTGTATCGAGGCCTATGTTCATGGATCCGGCGAAGATGTAAATGAGCAGGAAATACGGGATCAATGTGGCCAGCAGCTCTGTTCCCTGTGATTCTTCCGGTGCAACATCTCTTTTCTCTACGCTCACGAGATTGAGATCTTCGAGTGTCAATCCATGTTCGAGAAGCTTTTCCGAAAGAAGCAGAGATGAATATGATGACAGGGCATTCTGAACTATTTGAGCTCCATACGAAGAACCTTTTGAAGTCGAATTGTAGAAGAGACGGGCATCTATCTTCTCTCCACTACGGACTCTTTCCGCGGCATCTGCGGGAAACTCGACCATGATTGAGTTCTCCTGGTTTCTGACCGATTCTTCGCTCAGGTTATCGTCAATTTCAAACGGCATCATCTGATCTAGAAAACTCAAGAACCTCCCATCGGGCAAATTGACTATCTTCAGCTTGTAGACTGTGTTCTCGTAAGTTCTGGTTTGGGATGTAGACACTGTGTTCATTACGAGGAAGATCACTGGCATGATCAACATCGGCAGAATTAGAACTGCGAAGATAGTCCTTGCATCCTTGAATATATTCTTGAGTTCCTTTCGAAAGATAATTAGAGCATCCCTAAACAATCTCGATCACCCCTTCTCTATCAGCAATCTTAAAGAACACGTCTTCAAGATTGTCTTCCCCAAACTTCTCATAAAGCCCTTCAAGAGTGTCGTCTGCAACAAGCCTGCCTTTGAAGATAATTCCAACTCTATTGCAAAGCTTTTCGGCAACAGACATGATGTGAGTGGAGATAATTATCGTCTTTCCCTGGTCGCGATAATCTTTGAGAAAGTCGGTAACAGTTCTTGCCGTAAGGATGTCCAGACCGTTTGTGGGTTCATCAAAGATTATGACTTCGGGATCATGAATAAGACTGACTGCGATCGCAGCCTTTTGCTTCATTCCTGTAGAGAGCTTCCCGATTCTCTTGTCAAGGAAGTCATTCATATCCAGATATTCTGATAGTTCCTTTGTCTGTTTAGAGATATCTGTGTCACTCATATGACTGAGTTCGCCGTAGAATCTGAGCAGTTCCTTTGGCGTAAGGTTTCCCGATAGTTTCATATCGCTTGTAAGGAAACCTATTCTCTTCCGAACTTCCGTGGGCTGTACTACAGAGTCGAATCCCATTACGCTTGTCTTTCCTCTGTCCGGCTTGAGAAGAGTTGAGATAATCCTGAGAGTTGTCGTCTTTCCTGCACCATTTGGGCCGAGAAGGCCATAAATGCTTTTCGACTCAGCGGAAAAGCTCAGTGAATCGACTGCGACCACTTTTTTTCTTCGACTATCGAAAGTTTTTGTGATTCTCTCA harbors:
- a CDS encoding ABC transporter permease, with protein sequence MKVYFLKRFLELIPIFFAISIIIFVIMNSMPGDPLLQMRMQNPRVMTNDPERMRELREYYHLDDPLPVKYFTWLKSVMTGDLGYSSMYKTPAIDLITSRLPNTLILTITAWLIGLVVALPIGILSAVKKYSAFDYTTTVFAFIGISLPGFWFALIAIIIFSVSLGWFPVSGMATYGITGSWNIFIDRLRHLVLPAFVLGLVQVASWVRYIRTSLLEVLDQDYVRTAYAKGVPDRKVIIKHALKNAMIPIITIIALDIPYFFGGALIIETVFSWPGMGRLMYNAVISSDYNLAISCLMFLAIITLISNLVADFLYVMVDPRIRMGRKGA
- a CDS encoding ABC transporter permease — protein: MPKFLYRRKLDEIEGKSRPVHINSYRQLVWAKFKSHKLAMFGAFVLVGVILFTVFGPLFVDVGYEDMDFSYLFSPPFTEGHPFGTDELGHDVLVRVMYGGRISLFVGLASAVITTLIGTVVGLLSGFYGGLVDRLLMRFVDVMLSIPMFPILITLTLVFGSGIMNIILVLTVFGWMGVSRLVRGLVLSIRETEYVMSARAMGVKNGRIILRHVLPNVIPIVIVSATLNMSYAILAESSLSYLGLGIQPPMPSWGNMLQRAMNYILGTTTGVNPWWLTVFPGFFIFITVLNVNFLGDGLRDALDPKFVSES
- a CDS encoding ABC transporter ATP-binding protein — encoded protein: MERILEVDNLKISFKTQLGRITPLDGVSFGLSKGETLGIVGESGCGKTITAFSIMRLLPKNAFLGEDTRIAFRGKDISTLGKEELQKIRGKSISMVFQEPMTSLNPLYTIGWQISEVYRLHEGLNEEEAMTRSVEMLRLVGIPEPQKRVKEFPHQLSGGMRQRVMIAMALACSPELLIADEPTTALDVTIQAQVLELMNELKDRFSTATIIITHDLGVIAEMCDRVLVMYAGQIVESGDIFDIFDRPMHPYTKGLINSIPKIEISKKDQKKLSVIDGYVPHPSSFPDGCRFRPRCPMAFKKCLEKPPMIESEAHHSVRCWLFEGDDV
- a CDS encoding ATP-binding cassette domain-containing protein; translated protein: MEISPMVEIKNLKKWFPIKSGFRSKSNLKAVDGVDLHIYRGETLGLVGESGCGKTTIGRTLIKIYQPTDGEFLYRGEGSHEGEVDIFSLSESKMRPFRREIQMVFQDPYASLNPRITVHDIIAEGLRVHSLGKSREERKSMIAEVLEKVGLRPEYMYRYPHEFSGGQRQRIGIARSMILNPGLVICDEPVSALDVSVQAQVINLLEDLKHDFGLTYLFIAHDLAVVKHICDRISVMYLGKIVETSETDQLFDNPLHPYTRGLLSSIPVPNPHMRKTGKREIVKGDIPSPVDPPETCRFVKRCPKAFDRCWKESPSLKEVSEGHFVSCFLYDE
- a CDS encoding DUF3887 domain-containing protein → MRRIVSVGVFAFLVFTMLFGSEVLADRYLQFFLRGNYHLAYEMQSLRAKTLYTVESMSQEFQQLGEEYGEYLFIFSTETSEIRGFTVFIFHAQFERGFIDFNVVVDDQGRIDTFLVQPTLQTGAIAEYIDTSKFDEFEITIGEDRNRLPAVITVPKEIDKYPLVILIHDSGAMDRDSTIGPNKPFRQIAWGLATQGVAVLRYDKRSFVFGERLSQTSPSIETEVIEDVINAITAASRIPSVSSIFLAGHGLGGRVAPAIAARDSRVDGIILLATPARKELQVIIDKQKYIGSLYEEESGQRTKLLTDYLQTALDGKLPPGAPVLAATAGYYYELDRMNPIEIVRELEIPVLIVQGDADFESTVQDYIMFMNALWTRLNVYFQLLPGLDHYFMPVKGEMSTPDYYYEFRHVDIQLIDAMFPWIYVFD
- a CDS encoding ABC transporter permease, with translation MFRDALIIFRKELKNIFKDARTIFAVLILPMLIMPVIFLVMNTVSTSQTRTYENTVYKLKIVNLPDGRFLSFLDQMMPFEIDDNLSEESVRNQENSIMVEFPADAAERVRSGEKIDARLFYNSTSKGSSYGAQIVQNALSSYSSLLLSEKLLEHGLTLEDLNLVSVEKRDVAPEESQGTELLATLIPYFLLIYIFAGSMNIGLDTTAGEKERGSMPVLLVNQVSRSSIAAGKILYVMTIAILNSIFTFIGLIIAFKVGGPAFGGGELNFSSLSAATLFGLFITLVTMSGLAAALIVLLGSLARNMKEGSGYVMPIYIMAIVLGVATMQMESPDNPLLYLIPFMNSIFVMKDIITASFVVSRFSLMLVSNLVYVSLFIYFLTRVFNSEKIMDSSGA
- a CDS encoding ATP-binding cassette domain-containing protein gives rise to the protein MVKVERITKTFDSRRKKVVAVDSLSFSAESKSIYGLLGPNGAGKTTTLRIISTLLKPDRGKTSVMGFDSVVQPTEVRKRIGFLTSDMKLSGNLTPKELLRFYGELSHMSDTDISKQTKELSEYLDMNDFLDKRIGKLSTGMKQKAAIAVSLIHDPEVIIFDEPTNGLDILTARTVTDFLKDYRDQGKTIIISTHIMSVAEKLCNRVGIIFKGRLVADDTLEGLYEKFGEDNLEDVFFKIADREGVIEIV